A genomic window from Streptomyces mirabilis includes:
- the glgX gene encoding glycogen debranching protein GlgX, which produces MSSAAEQEAVPEGRATGEKLPAQSSPVLNGAQRAPSPAVSVWPGAPTPLGARFRVGPDGAAGTNFALWAGGAEAVDLCLFDERDGEVHETRVPLTELTHEIWHGFVPGVLPGRRYGYRVHGRWDPWTGARWNPAKLLLDPYARAVDGDFSLPPEVYGHVRDWPQQQVADTVRDDRDSAPYVPKGVVVHDDDDWSDDHRPKTPWADSVIYELHVRGFTRLHPGIPEELRGTYAGLAHPAAIEHLVGLGVTAVELLPVHQFAHEDHLLRRGMKNYWGYNSIGYFAPHAGYASSGTTGQQVGEFKRMVRALHTAGIEVILDVVYNHTAEAGELGPMLSLRGIDNRGYYRLQSDARRYADYTGCGNTLHVVQPHVLRLITDSLRYWVTEMGVDGFRFDLAAALARSMHDVDMLSPFLAVIAQDPVLRRVKLIAEPWDVGSGGYQVGAFPPLWTEWNDRYRNAVRDFWRGAHPDVRDLGYRLSGSSDLYAWGGRRPYASVNFVTAHDGFTLRDLVSYERKHNEANGEGNRDGTNDNRAWNCGAEGETDEERVRGLRRRQLRNLLTTLLLSTGVPMLVAGDEFGRTQRGNNNAYCQDNEISWVDWSLLEEPGWRALFDLTSRLIALRHRHPVLRRRAFFSGRAHSVDGLRDLAWFTPRGTEMTERDWYAPAATLGMYLSGRDIPGRDARGAPVVDDSFLAVLHAGDRPVSFVLPGPPWASRYEIVVDTSTEDQARAPGVIHRAGGTVTVPARAVLLLRVVG; this is translated from the coding sequence GTGTCGAGCGCAGCCGAGCAGGAGGCAGTGCCGGAGGGGCGGGCCACGGGTGAGAAGCTGCCCGCGCAGTCGTCTCCCGTACTGAACGGCGCCCAGCGGGCACCGTCGCCCGCCGTGTCCGTGTGGCCAGGCGCCCCGACCCCGCTCGGGGCGCGCTTCCGCGTCGGCCCCGACGGCGCGGCGGGCACCAACTTCGCCCTGTGGGCGGGCGGGGCGGAGGCCGTCGACCTCTGTCTCTTCGACGAGCGGGACGGCGAGGTCCACGAGACACGCGTACCGCTCACCGAGCTGACCCACGAGATCTGGCACGGCTTCGTCCCCGGCGTGCTGCCCGGCCGCCGCTACGGCTACCGCGTGCACGGCCGCTGGGACCCGTGGACCGGCGCCCGCTGGAACCCGGCGAAGCTGCTCCTCGACCCGTACGCCCGTGCGGTGGACGGCGACTTCAGTCTGCCGCCCGAGGTGTACGGGCATGTCCGGGACTGGCCCCAGCAGCAGGTCGCGGACACCGTGCGCGACGACCGGGACTCGGCGCCCTACGTCCCCAAGGGCGTCGTCGTCCACGATGACGACGACTGGTCGGACGACCACCGCCCGAAGACCCCGTGGGCGGACTCGGTGATCTACGAGCTGCACGTCCGCGGCTTCACACGGCTGCACCCCGGGATCCCGGAGGAACTGCGCGGGACCTACGCCGGGCTCGCCCACCCGGCGGCGATCGAGCACCTGGTCGGGCTGGGCGTCACGGCCGTGGAACTCCTGCCCGTCCATCAGTTCGCCCACGAGGACCACCTCCTGCGGCGCGGAATGAAGAACTACTGGGGCTACAACTCGATCGGCTACTTCGCCCCGCACGCGGGCTACGCGTCCTCCGGGACGACGGGACAGCAGGTCGGCGAGTTCAAGCGGATGGTGCGGGCGCTGCACACGGCCGGTATCGAGGTGATCCTCGACGTGGTCTACAACCACACGGCGGAGGCCGGCGAGTTGGGCCCGATGCTGTCCCTTCGCGGCATAGACAACCGGGGCTATTACCGGCTCCAGTCGGACGCCCGCCGGTACGCCGACTACACGGGCTGCGGCAACACGCTGCACGTGGTGCAGCCGCACGTCCTGCGCCTGATCACGGACTCGCTGCGGTACTGGGTGACGGAGATGGGGGTGGACGGCTTCCGCTTCGACCTGGCGGCGGCGCTGGCCCGCTCGATGCACGACGTCGACATGCTCTCCCCCTTCCTCGCGGTCATCGCCCAGGACCCGGTCCTGCGTCGGGTGAAGCTGATCGCCGAACCGTGGGACGTCGGTTCCGGCGGCTACCAGGTGGGCGCCTTCCCGCCCCTGTGGACGGAGTGGAACGACCGCTATCGCAACGCGGTCCGGGACTTCTGGCGGGGCGCGCACCCGGACGTACGGGACCTGGGGTACCGCCTCTCGGGGTCGAGCGACCTGTACGCGTGGGGCGGGCGGCGCCCCTATGCCTCGGTGAACTTCGTGACCGCCCACGACGGCTTCACGCTGCGCGACCTCGTCTCCTACGAGCGCAAGCACAACGAGGCCAACGGGGAGGGGAACCGGGACGGCACGAACGACAACCGGGCCTGGAACTGCGGGGCGGAGGGGGAGACGGACGAAGAGCGGGTACGGGGGTTGCGGCGGCGCCAGTTGCGGAACCTGCTGACGACGTTGCTGCTGTCCACCGGAGTGCCGATGCTCGTCGCGGGGGACGAGTTCGGACGCACCCAGCGCGGCAACAACAACGCGTACTGCCAGGACAACGAGATCAGCTGGGTCGACTGGAGCCTGCTGGAGGAACCGGGCTGGCGGGCCCTGTTCGACCTCACCTCACGTCTGATCGCGCTGCGGCACCGGCACCCCGTGCTGCGGCGCCGCGCGTTCTTCTCCGGCCGGGCCCATTCCGTGGACGGGTTGCGAGACCTGGCGTGGTTCACCCCCCGCGGGACGGAGATGACGGAACGGGACTGGTACGCACCGGCCGCGACGCTGGGGATGTACCTCTCCGGCCGGGACATCCCCGGACGCGACGCCCGAGGAGCGCCGGTCGTGGACGACAGCTTCCTCGCGGTGCTGCACGCCGGGGACCGTCCGGTGAGCTTCGTCCTGCCGGGGCCTCCGTGGGCCTCGCGCTACGAAATCGTGGTCGACACCTCGACGGAGGATCAGGCGCGGGCGCCGGGCGTGATCCACCGCGCGGGCGGCACGGTCACCGTGCCGGCACGGGCGGTGCTGTTGCTACGGGTGGTGGGCTGA
- a CDS encoding L,D-transpeptidase — translation MKHEQTRARHAGAALAAVLTWAGLLAGAAGCTSHGMEEVLGKPPAAEDVIRISPDDNSKGVRPRQALRVRVPDGRLESVQVVKDQDAQESAVPGHISADGLTWAPDDPRLALAAKYTVDVVALDGQGRRSARHTTFTTYVPEERFIGYVTPENRSTVGTGMIVSLAFNREIENRSAVERAIHIEASPAVEVRPHWFGKSRVDFRPEKYWKPGTKVTVGLRLRDVEAAKGVYGLQYRTFSFTIGRSQVSLVDAAAHTMEVRRDGDLLATVPITAGAPKRTTYNGKMVVMEMLDVTRMNSRTVGFGGEYDIPDVPHAMRLTDSGTFVHGNYWASGVFGNSNVSHGCVGLQDVKGGSSDSPAGWFFDRSLIGDVIEVVNSDDKEVAPDNGLGGWNMDWKEWKAGSAVK, via the coding sequence GTGAAGCACGAACAGACACGCGCGCGGCACGCAGGGGCCGCGCTGGCCGCCGTACTGACCTGGGCCGGCCTGCTCGCCGGAGCCGCCGGCTGCACCTCGCACGGGATGGAGGAGGTGCTCGGCAAACCCCCCGCCGCCGAGGACGTCATCCGGATCTCTCCCGACGACAACAGCAAGGGCGTACGCCCGCGACAGGCGCTGCGGGTGCGGGTACCCGACGGGCGTCTGGAGTCCGTGCAGGTCGTCAAGGACCAGGACGCGCAGGAGTCCGCGGTGCCCGGGCACATCTCCGCCGACGGCCTGACCTGGGCCCCCGACGATCCGCGGCTCGCGCTCGCCGCCAAGTACACCGTGGACGTGGTGGCCCTCGACGGGCAGGGGCGGCGCTCGGCGCGGCACACGACGTTCACGACCTACGTCCCCGAGGAGCGGTTCATCGGATACGTGACGCCGGAGAACCGGTCCACCGTCGGCACCGGCATGATCGTCTCCCTCGCGTTCAACCGGGAGATCGAGAACCGGTCCGCCGTCGAGCGCGCGATCCACATCGAGGCCAGCCCCGCGGTCGAGGTCCGTCCGCACTGGTTCGGCAAGAGCCGCGTCGACTTCCGGCCCGAGAAGTACTGGAAACCGGGCACGAAGGTCACCGTCGGGCTGCGGCTGCGCGACGTCGAGGCGGCGAAGGGGGTCTACGGACTCCAGTACAGGACCTTCTCGTTCACCATCGGACGCAGCCAGGTCTCGCTGGTGGACGCCGCCGCGCACACCATGGAGGTACGCCGCGACGGCGACCTCCTCGCCACGGTGCCGATCACGGCGGGCGCCCCCAAGAGGACGACGTACAACGGGAAGATGGTCGTCATGGAGATGCTGGACGTGACCCGGATGAACAGCCGCACGGTCGGCTTCGGCGGCGAGTACGACATCCCGGACGTCCCGCACGCGATGCGCCTCACCGACTCCGGGACCTTCGTGCACGGCAACTACTGGGCCTCGGGCGTCTTCGGCAACAGCAACGTCAGCCACGGCTGCGTCGGTCTCCAGGACGTGAAGGGCGGCAGCTCCGACTCCCCCGCGGGCTGGTTCTTCGACCGCAGTCTCATCGGCGACGTCATCGAGGTCGTCAACAGCGACGACAAGGAAGTCGCTCCCGACAACGGCCTCGGAGGCTGGAACATGGACTGGAAGGAGTGGAAGGCGGGCAGCGCGGTGAAGTAG
- a CDS encoding L,D-transpeptidase, translating into MNGRPISGASVGTRARGSKGILALLLGVLLLAVTACGGGGGSDSGNGKGRSTGSSTKADTKVSQAVVTIAPKDGTNGVATSGALKVTAAKGKLTEVTVKDGRGNAVDGAITGGGATWTPSTHLASATKYKVHAVAKDADGREAAEESAFTTLTPKNTFVGMFTPEDGSKVGVGMPFSVRFTRGITHPDAVEKAIKIKTEPAVDVQGHWFGNDRLDFRPEQYWKAGTKVTVTLNLDGVEGRPGVYGKQAKTVTFTIGRSQVSTVDAKTHKMVVKRDGKVIKTIPITTGKPGYDTWNGQMVISEQLRVTRMNGETVGYGGEYDIKDVPDAQRLTDSGTFIHGNYWGGDAFGNYNASHGCVGLRDVRGGGDRSAPAAWFFDHSITGDVVIVKNSHDKTVAPDNGLNGWNMSWSAWTA; encoded by the coding sequence TTGAACGGGCGACCGATATCGGGGGCGTCGGTTGGAACGCGGGCACGGGGGAGCAAGGGGATCCTGGCGCTGCTGCTGGGCGTGCTGCTGCTCGCCGTGACCGCGTGCGGCGGGGGAGGGGGCTCGGACTCCGGGAACGGCAAGGGCAGGAGCACGGGCAGCTCCACCAAGGCCGACACCAAGGTCTCGCAGGCCGTGGTGACCATCGCCCCGAAGGACGGCACGAACGGCGTGGCCACCAGCGGGGCCCTCAAGGTCACCGCGGCCAAGGGCAAGCTGACCGAGGTCACGGTCAAGGACGGCAGGGGCAACGCGGTCGACGGCGCGATAACCGGCGGGGGTGCCACCTGGACGCCCTCGACCCACCTCGCCTCCGCCACCAAGTACAAGGTCCACGCGGTGGCCAAGGACGCCGACGGCCGTGAGGCCGCCGAGGAGTCCGCCTTCACCACGCTGACCCCGAAGAACACCTTCGTCGGTATGTTCACGCCCGAGGACGGTTCCAAGGTCGGCGTCGGCATGCCCTTCTCGGTCCGCTTCACCCGGGGCATCACGCACCCGGACGCCGTCGAGAAGGCCATCAAGATCAAGACCGAGCCGGCCGTCGACGTCCAGGGCCACTGGTTCGGCAACGACCGCCTCGACTTCCGTCCCGAGCAGTACTGGAAGGCCGGCACGAAGGTCACCGTCACCCTCAACCTCGACGGCGTCGAGGGCCGGCCCGGGGTCTACGGCAAGCAGGCCAAGACCGTGACCTTCACGATCGGCCGCAGCCAGGTCTCCACGGTCGACGCCAAGACCCACAAGATGGTCGTCAAGCGCGACGGCAAGGTCATCAAGACCATCCCGATCACCACGGGCAAGCCGGGCTACGACACCTGGAACGGCCAGATGGTCATCAGCGAGCAGCTCCGGGTGACCCGTATGAACGGTGAGACGGTCGGCTACGGCGGCGAGTACGACATCAAGGACGTGCCCGACGCCCAGCGCCTGACCGACTCCGGCACCTTCATCCACGGCAACTACTGGGGCGGCGACGCCTTCGGCAACTACAACGCCAGCCACGGCTGCGTGGGCCTGCGTGACGTGCGTGGCGGCGGCGACCGCAGTGCGCCCGCCGCCTGGTTCTTCGACCACTCCATCACCGGTGACGTGGTGATCGTGAAGAACTCCCACGACAAGACGGTCGCCCCGGACAACGGCCTCAACGGCTGGAACATGTCCTGGTCGGCCTGGACCGCCTGA
- a CDS encoding enoyl-CoA hydratase/isomerase family protein: MTVHLEVAEGVGTLRLDRPPMNALDVATQDRLKELAEEATRREDVRAVVIYGGEKVFAAGADIKEMQAMDHAAMVVRSRGLQDSFSAVARIPKPVVAAVTGYALGGGCELALCADFRIAADNAKLGQPEILLGLIPGAGGTQRLSRLIGPSKAKDLIFTGRMVKADEALSLGLVDRVVPADEVYTQAHAWAAKLAQGPALALRAAKESIDAGLETDLETGLAIERNWFAGLFATEDRERGMRSFVEEGPGKAKFL, from the coding sequence ATGACTGTGCATCTCGAAGTGGCCGAAGGCGTCGGCACCCTCCGCCTGGACCGCCCGCCCATGAACGCGCTGGACGTCGCCACACAGGACCGGCTCAAGGAGCTCGCCGAGGAGGCCACCCGCCGCGAGGACGTGCGCGCCGTGGTCATCTACGGCGGCGAGAAGGTGTTCGCGGCGGGCGCGGACATCAAGGAGATGCAGGCCATGGACCACGCGGCGATGGTCGTGCGGTCCCGTGGTCTGCAGGACTCCTTCAGCGCCGTGGCCCGTATCCCCAAGCCGGTCGTCGCCGCCGTCACCGGGTACGCGCTGGGCGGTGGCTGCGAGTTGGCGCTATGCGCGGACTTCCGTATCGCCGCGGACAACGCCAAGCTCGGCCAGCCGGAGATCCTGCTGGGACTGATCCCCGGCGCCGGCGGCACCCAGCGCCTGTCCCGTCTGATCGGCCCCTCCAAGGCGAAGGACCTCATCTTCACGGGGCGGATGGTGAAGGCCGACGAGGCGCTGTCGCTCGGTCTTGTGGACCGGGTCGTCCCGGCCGACGAGGTGTACACCCAGGCACACGCGTGGGCCGCGAAGCTGGCGCAGGGTCCCGCGCTCGCGCTGCGCGCCGCCAAGGAGTCCATCGACGCGGGTCTGGAGACCGATCTCGAGACGGGGCTCGCGATTGAACGGAACTGGTTCGCGGGGCTGTTCGCGACCGAGGACCGAGAGCGCGGCATGCGCAGCTTCGTGGAGGAGGGGCCGGGGAAGGCGAAGTTCCTCTGA
- a CDS encoding ATP-binding protein, protein MAGLEGIEQPRRHGSATAARWSPAVEDERALKALELFGNPTEGEVPLPSRPESAATARRLTQVIVLRHWGLSPKMTEDAVLLVSELVGNAVRHTGARVFGLRMRRRRGWIRVEVRDPSRGLPCLMPVQEMDLSGRGLFLVDKLSDRWGVDLLPRGKTTWFEMRVADR, encoded by the coding sequence ATGGCGGGGCTGGAGGGTATCGAACAGCCGCGGCGGCACGGGAGTGCGACCGCGGCGCGCTGGTCGCCTGCGGTCGAGGACGAGCGGGCACTCAAGGCGCTCGAGTTGTTCGGCAACCCGACGGAGGGCGAGGTCCCGCTGCCGTCCCGCCCCGAGTCCGCCGCCACCGCGCGGCGGCTCACCCAGGTCATCGTCCTGCGGCACTGGGGGCTCTCCCCGAAGATGACCGAGGACGCCGTGTTACTGGTGTCCGAACTCGTCGGCAACGCCGTACGGCACACGGGCGCCCGCGTCTTCGGACTTCGGATGCGGCGCCGCCGGGGCTGGATCCGTGTCGAGGTCCGTGACCCCTCCCGCGGTCTTCCCTGTCTGATGCCGGTCCAGGAGATGGACCTGAGCGGCCGCGGTCTCTTTCTCGTCGACAAGCTCTCCGACCGCTGGGGGGTCGACCTCCTGCCTCGCGGCAAGACCACCTGGTTCGAGATGCGCGTCGCCGATCGCTGA
- a CDS encoding polysaccharide deacetylase family protein produces the protein MRSGVALAAGTLAAGCSTTGVVAHPVAVSRTAVSPSANASPNPSAKPAAAPAPRRFPQQPAEITHGPRDRPRVALTFHGQGDPAVAKALLGEAEKAGARVTVLAVGSWLDEHPDIARRILDGGHDLGNHTLRHLAVNAMSEADAEAEIRGCADRLRRLTGSIGTWFRPSRTPTASALVAGVARRVGYPHVLSYDVDSLDYTSPGAPAVTRQVIGGVREGSVVSMHFGYADTVAALPAVLEELGRRGLRAVTTTELLS, from the coding sequence CTGCGCTCGGGTGTCGCGCTCGCCGCCGGGACACTCGCCGCGGGGTGTTCCACGACCGGCGTCGTCGCCCACCCGGTCGCCGTGTCCCGCACGGCCGTCTCTCCCTCGGCGAACGCCTCCCCGAACCCCTCTGCCAAGCCCGCCGCCGCGCCCGCGCCCCGCCGCTTCCCGCAGCAGCCCGCCGAGATCACCCACGGCCCCCGCGACCGTCCCCGGGTCGCCCTCACCTTCCACGGCCAGGGCGACCCGGCCGTCGCCAAGGCACTGCTCGGCGAGGCGGAGAAGGCCGGCGCCCGGGTCACCGTGCTCGCGGTGGGCAGTTGGCTCGACGAGCACCCCGACATCGCCCGCCGCATCCTCGACGGCGGCCACGACCTCGGCAATCACACCCTGCGCCACCTCGCCGTCAACGCGATGTCCGAGGCGGACGCGGAGGCCGAGATCCGGGGCTGCGCGGACCGGCTGCGGCGGCTGACCGGGTCCATCGGCACCTGGTTCAGGCCCTCCCGTACCCCGACCGCCTCCGCCCTCGTGGCGGGCGTGGCCCGCCGCGTGGGCTACCCGCACGTCCTCTCCTACGACGTCGACTCGCTCGACTACACCTCGCCGGGCGCCCCCGCCGTCACCCGCCAGGTCATCGGCGGGGTCCGCGAGGGATCCGTGGTGAGCATGCACTTCGGGTACGCGGACACGGTCGCCGCGCTCCCCGCCGTCCTGGAAGAACTCGGCCGCCGCGGTCTGCGCGCGGTCACCACCACGGAGCTGCTGAGCTGA
- a CDS encoding ADP-ribosyltransferase, whose translation MITTRLRRRAAAVVVSLSAVFATSAATLPATPAAPLAKAVAPACPQFDDPVKAAADHRVEVDRITPEPVWRKTCGTLYRSDSRGPDTVFEQGFHPKDVINGQYDIEQYVLVNQPSPYVSTTYDHDLYKTWYKSGFNYYIDAPGGVDVNKTIGDTHKWADQVEVAFPGGIARQYIIGVCPVDKKTKTEIMSDCESNPYYEPWH comes from the coding sequence ATGATCACAACTCGCCTGCGGCGGCGGGCCGCAGCCGTCGTCGTCTCCCTCTCGGCCGTCTTCGCGACCTCCGCCGCGACGCTCCCCGCGACCCCCGCCGCCCCGCTCGCCAAGGCCGTCGCGCCCGCCTGTCCCCAGTTCGACGACCCGGTCAAGGCCGCCGCCGACCACCGCGTGGAGGTCGACCGCATCACCCCAGAGCCGGTCTGGCGCAAGACCTGCGGCACGCTGTACCGCAGCGACAGCCGGGGCCCCGACACCGTCTTCGAGCAGGGCTTCCACCCCAAGGACGTCATCAACGGGCAGTACGACATCGAGCAGTACGTCCTGGTCAACCAGCCCTCGCCGTACGTGTCGACGACGTACGACCACGACCTGTACAAGACCTGGTACAAGTCGGGCTTCAACTACTACATCGACGCGCCCGGCGGCGTCGACGTCAACAAGACCATCGGTGACACCCACAAGTGGGCCGACCAGGTCGAGGTCGCCTTCCCCGGCGGTATCGCGCGCCAGTACATCATCGGCGTCTGCCCGGTCGACAAGAAGACCAAGACCGAGATCATGAGCGACTGCGAGAGCAACCCGTACTACGAGCCCTGGCACTGA
- a CDS encoding GNAT family N-acetyltransferase, which translates to METLRDILDAAARGVFPPPDGRTTVVAQASHRDAGVLAFTAHAVVFTDEDPRWVHDTLATVPCDALAAPMNARFLAAFLERTGRTSETIDAMLVGSPLPGEPALPLREITDGEHPRIVYARRRRADVRAWTTEGGVLVLGRGIAGRLEVSVEVDDGVRHRGLGRALVTAARQLAPEPLWAQVAPGNARSMRAFQAAGYRPVGSEALLIAG; encoded by the coding sequence GTGGAGACTCTTCGGGACATTCTCGACGCGGCCGCACGGGGCGTCTTCCCGCCGCCGGACGGTCGTACGACCGTCGTGGCGCAGGCGTCCCACCGGGACGCGGGTGTGCTCGCCTTCACCGCGCACGCGGTGGTCTTCACGGACGAGGATCCGCGGTGGGTGCACGACACGCTGGCCACCGTGCCGTGCGACGCCCTCGCCGCGCCGATGAACGCGCGGTTCCTGGCGGCCTTCCTCGAGCGGACGGGGCGTACGTCCGAGACGATCGACGCGATGCTCGTGGGCTCTCCCCTGCCGGGCGAGCCGGCGCTCCCGCTGCGGGAGATCACGGACGGCGAGCATCCGCGGATCGTGTACGCCCGTAGGCGCCGTGCCGACGTACGCGCGTGGACGACGGAGGGCGGTGTGCTGGTGCTGGGGCGAGGGATCGCGGGGCGGCTCGAGGTCTCCGTCGAGGTGGACGACGGAGTACGGCACCGAGGCCTGGGCCGGGCCCTGGTGACGGCGGCCCGGCAGCTCGCCCCGGAGCCGCTGTGGGCCCAGGTCGCGCCGGGGAACGCCCGCAGCATGCGGGCGTTCCAGGCGGCCGGTTACCGTCCCGTGGGCTCGGAGGCGCTGCTCATCGCCGGATAG
- a CDS encoding MerR family transcriptional regulator, translating into MIDDGTGLLTIGELARATGLTVRTIRYWSDEGALPPVARSAGGYRLYDAASVARLELIRTLRELGLGLDAVRKVLAGETTVAEVAAAHVAALDAQISSLKVTRAVLSSVARRGSTAEEMTLMNTLARLSAAERKRIMEEFVEELFHGLDSVDPAIQERMRSTAVDLPQEPTPEQVDAWVELAEMVQDPEFRAQMREVVEFNAADRDHAAAAGRSVWFPMRLLRLGTEARARGIAPESPEAAALLREVLGDGDPAAVLERMESASNDRLARYRELLSTVKGAGTPSVHRAEFGWVVAALRAGADR; encoded by the coding sequence ATGATCGACGACGGCACCGGACTTCTCACCATCGGCGAGCTGGCCCGGGCCACCGGACTGACCGTGCGCACCATCCGCTACTGGTCGGACGAGGGCGCCCTGCCCCCGGTGGCCCGCTCCGCGGGCGGCTACCGGCTGTACGACGCCGCGTCCGTGGCCCGCCTCGAACTGATCCGCACCCTGCGCGAACTGGGCCTCGGTCTGGACGCCGTACGCAAGGTGCTGGCCGGCGAGACGACGGTCGCGGAGGTGGCCGCCGCCCATGTGGCGGCGCTGGACGCGCAGATCAGCTCGCTGAAGGTGACGAGGGCGGTGCTGTCGTCCGTGGCGCGACGCGGTTCGACCGCGGAGGAGATGACGCTCATGAACACACTGGCGCGGCTGTCGGCCGCCGAACGAAAACGGATCATGGAGGAGTTCGTGGAGGAGCTGTTCCACGGGCTCGACTCCGTGGATCCGGCCATCCAGGAGCGGATGCGCTCCACCGCGGTGGACCTGCCTCAGGAGCCGACCCCAGAGCAGGTGGACGCCTGGGTGGAGCTGGCGGAGATGGTCCAGGATCCGGAGTTCCGGGCGCAGATGCGCGAGGTGGTCGAGTTCAACGCGGCCGACCGGGACCACGCCGCGGCCGCCGGGCGATCCGTGTGGTTCCCCATGCGCCTGCTCCGGTTGGGGACCGAGGCCCGCGCCCGGGGAATCGCCCCCGAGTCGCCGGAGGCGGCGGCGCTCCTGCGGGAGGTGCTGGGGGACGGCGATCCGGCCGCCGTCCTCGAACGCATGGAGTCGGCGTCCAACGACCGGCTCGCCCGGTACCGGGAGTTGCTGTCCACGGTGAAGGGCGCGGGGACCCCGTCCGTGCACCGTGCGGAGTTCGGCTGGGTGGTCGCCGCACTGAGGGCCGGCGCGGACCGTTAA
- a CDS encoding EF-hand domain-containing protein, translating into MADIEEARKQFERIDSDGDGFITAAEFKSALAQGGDWNVTDSVAEAIIATRDLNGDKVLSFDEFWTHLNK; encoded by the coding sequence GTGGCGGACATCGAGGAAGCACGCAAGCAGTTCGAGCGGATCGATTCGGACGGTGACGGTTTCATCACCGCGGCCGAGTTCAAGAGCGCCCTCGCCCAGGGCGGCGACTGGAACGTCACCGACTCGGTGGCGGAGGCCATCATCGCCACCCGCGACCTCAACGGGGACAAGGTCCTCTCGTTCGACGAGTTCTGGACCCACCTGAACAAGTGA
- a CDS encoding MOSC domain-containing protein yields the protein MGGAVTAVSSNGTYSFTKPNRESITLLAGLGVEGDVHAGTTVKHRFRMAKDPSQVNLRQVHLMHEELFDELRESGFTVAPGELGENVTTRGVDLLGLPVGTLLRLGGEAVVEITGLRNPCAQIDDFQKGLLKQVVGRDEDGGGVVYKSGVMSVVREGGVVRPGDPVEIELPVGPHLPLRIV from the coding sequence ATGGGCGGGGCGGTCACGGCGGTCAGCAGTAACGGGACGTATTCCTTCACCAAGCCGAACCGGGAGAGCATCACGCTGCTCGCCGGGCTCGGGGTGGAGGGTGATGTGCACGCGGGAACCACCGTGAAGCACCGGTTCCGGATGGCGAAGGACCCGTCGCAGGTGAACCTTCGGCAGGTGCACCTCATGCACGAGGAGCTGTTCGACGAGCTGCGCGAGAGCGGCTTCACCGTCGCTCCCGGGGAACTCGGGGAGAACGTCACCACCCGGGGTGTCGATCTGCTGGGCCTGCCGGTGGGCACGCTGCTGCGTCTCGGGGGCGAGGCCGTCGTGGAGATCACCGGGCTGCGCAATCCCTGCGCACAGATCGACGACTTCCAGAAGGGGCTGCTCAAGCAGGTCGTCGGGAGGGACGAGGACGGCGGCGGTGTCGTCTACAAGTCCGGTGTCATGAGCGTCGTACGGGAAGGCGGTGTGGTGCGGCCCGGGGACCCCGTCGAGATCGAGTTGCCGGTCGGGCCGCACCTTCCGCTGCGGATCGTCTGA
- a CDS encoding glycoside hydrolase family 25 protein → MLRGIDVSAYQSSAFSTDGLSFVFVKATEGHTYVNPKLTAQVKTARDAGCVVGFYHFLWPGNIAAQAEYFVGKAPEKAGDLLAVDWEATGDGTHASNAEKDRFIRMVKQHRPNHRVLLYTNRDYWLTVDTTSYAGDGLWIADYVTAGQPRIKASWRFHQFTDEPLDRDVANFDSKAALKEWATGG, encoded by the coding sequence ATGCTGCGCGGCATCGACGTCAGCGCCTACCAGTCGTCCGCTTTCTCCACCGACGGTCTCTCGTTCGTCTTCGTCAAGGCGACGGAGGGCCATACGTACGTCAATCCGAAACTCACGGCACAGGTGAAGACGGCCCGGGACGCCGGGTGCGTGGTCGGGTTCTACCACTTCCTGTGGCCCGGCAACATCGCCGCCCAGGCCGAGTACTTCGTCGGCAAGGCCCCCGAGAAGGCCGGGGACCTGCTCGCCGTCGACTGGGAGGCCACGGGTGACGGCACGCACGCGAGCAACGCCGAGAAGGACCGTTTCATCCGGATGGTGAAGCAGCATCGGCCGAACCACCGAGTCCTCCTCTACACCAACCGCGACTACTGGCTCACCGTCGACACCACCTCGTACGCCGGAGACGGGCTGTGGATCGCCGACTACGTGACCGCGGGCCAGCCCCGTATCAAAGCCTCGTGGCGATTCCACCAGTTCACCGACGAGCCCCTGGACAGGGACGTCGCGAACTTCGACAGCAAGGCCGCGCTGAAGGAGTGGGCGACGGGGGGCTGA